A stretch of the Malus sylvestris chromosome 10, drMalSylv7.2, whole genome shotgun sequence genome encodes the following:
- the LOC126587960 gene encoding probable ribose-5-phosphate isomerase 4, chloroplastic — MALAAIAIASSNPLHSSSLAFTTSTGRGRGGSCCTRTRRRSHCLKITGSNPAHDSALFQAAHHTVDTYIKSGMVIGLGSGQASGMAIQYIGLQLGAGALKDIVGIPTSVACASEAARAGIPLGHYEYCSQIDFAFDDADILEERTLIAVIGRSRLQAEESIIQEKAILNAADKLVFMTTEKQYKSGPDGSIPVLVNPLNWLQAAEEIDDLFLGDAEVWRRPSVGLAGPNGGDFPLVTNEGHNVLDIIFTSPILSLAEVSNSLDEVDGVVDHGIISKFPCTAVIASESGLSVVDNLPKNAVKEP, encoded by the exons ATGGCATTGGCAGCCATAGCCATAGCTTCATCAAATCCCCTGCATTCTTCTTCTCTAGCTTTCACAACTTCcacaggaagaggaagaggaggcaGCTGCTGCACAAGGACAAGGAGGAGGAGCCATTGCCTAAAGATTACTGGGTCCAATCCAGCTCATGACTCTGCTCTTTTCCAAGCAGCCCACCACACT GTGGATACGTACATTAAAAGTGGTATGGTAATTGGATTGGGGTCTGGCCAAGCTTCTGGTATGGCCATACAGTATATAGGTCTGCAACTTGGCGCAGGTGCTTTGAAAGACATAGTTGGGATACCAAC GTCCGTAGCATGCGCAAGCGAGGCAGCAAGGGCAGGAATTCCATTGGGTCACTACGAGTATTGTTCTCAA ATTGACTTCGCATTTGATGATGCTGATATATTAGAAGAAAGGACACTTATTGCTGTCATTGGACGATCTAGATTGCAGGCCGAGGAGTCCATAATCCAAGAGAAG GCGATACTAAACGCAGCAGATAAACTTGTGTTCATGACCACAGAAAAACAGTACAAAAGTGGTCCGGATGGTTCTATTCCAGTTTTGGTGAATCCT CTCAACTGGTTGCAAGCTGCTGAAGAAATTGATGACCTTTTTTTAGGCGATGCTGAG GTATGGAGAAGACCATCAGTTGGACTGGCAGGTCCTAATGGGGGCGACTTCCCACTAGTCACCAACGAAGGCCATAATGTTCTTGATATCATATTTACGTCTCCAATCCTAAGCCTCG CTGAAGTATCGAACAGccttgatgaagttgatggggTCGTAGACCATGGAATCATTTCCAAGTTCCC ATGCACGGCAGTAATCGCTTCGGAAAGTGGACTGTCCGTTGTTGATAATCTGCCTAAGAATGCTGTGAAGGAACCTTAA